One Ostrea edulis chromosome 2, xbOstEdul1.1, whole genome shotgun sequence genomic region harbors:
- the LOC125679698 gene encoding galactose-specific lectin nattectin-like encodes MSFTSLQCFAALIVTALTVNAESCHHGWIKRGSSCYAFVTGAPDTWTEAMAFCTGISAKLVEIETAAENDFLRLHLIDRGTNDSFWIGLTDTIFEGEWLWMSSQSTPVYKDWSPGQPNNYQQNENCAHLYKPFSFHWNDFPCAAKQSFICEKELDLDIGIVG; translated from the exons ATGAGCTTCACGTCTCTACAGTGTTTTGCTGCATTGATTGTTACAG CTCTGACAGTAAATGCGGAATCGTGTCACCATGGCTGGATTAAGCGAGGGTCCTCGTGTTACGCGTTTGTTACAGGGGCCCCGGACACCTGGACAGAAGCAATG GCATTCTGTACAGGAATATCAGCTAAACTGGTAGAAATAGAAACTGCTGCAGAAAACGATTTCTTACGACTTCATTTGATTGACAGAGGAACCAATG ATAGCTTCTGGATCGGTCTTACTGACACTATCTTTGAAGGCGAATGGCTATGGATGTCCTCTCAATCAACCCCCGTATACAAAGACTGGTCCCCGGGCCAACCAAATAATTACCAGCAGAACGAGAATTGCGCCCATTTGTACAAACCATTTTCGTTTCACTGGAATGATTTCCCCTGTGCTGCGAAGCAGAGTTTTATTTGTGAAAAAGA ACTGGACCTTGATATTGGTATTGTTGGTTAA
- the LOC125679673 gene encoding palmitoyltransferase ZDHHC12-B-like — translation MKKFLCRRGFCGSHILIRGTHTLLVLGVPATLLYKETTLKKAVVEEEDLVYGCCYLLLVLSSLTLYYIACLRNPGYVEQKQSKLITKTTQEELEDLEEEVSDTTPMMHQSDNASLIGQSDSSEKRLNVLKQCFRYCDYCDNEQPMRSKHCEDCKKCVRKHDHHCPWLDTCVGEGNHKYFWSFLLVTSILILWTFAITWTNFQYEISWKDWWERNVVFFIDMLILSFGGFTVIGLLGFHTFLMFRGLTTWELVSRERITYLKHLSDSYHPFDEGCFMNMYNFLTVCKYREWECLYDRKVDEIV, via the exons ATGAAAAAGTTCCTTTGTCGTCGAGGTTTTTGTGGCAGTCATATTCTAATCAGAGGAACTCACACTCTGCTCGTCTTAGGAGTTCCTGCGACACTTCTCTACAAAGAAACTA CATTAAAGAAGGCTGTTGTTGAAGAAGAGGACCTGGTGTATGGATGTTGTTATCTTCTGCTTGTCCTGTCATCGCTGACCTTATACTATATCGCATGTTTAAGAAATCCAGGATATGTCGAGCAGAAGCAATCAAAATTA ATTACAAAGACTACACAGGAGGAACTTGAGGACTTGGAGGAGGAGGTGTCAGACACAACTCCCATGATGCATCAGTCAGATAATGCCTCTCTGATTGGACAGTCAGATTCTAGTGAGAAGAGGTTGAATGTCCTGAAGCAGTGCTTCCGATACTGTGATTATTGTGATAACGAG CAACCGATGCGCAGCAAACACTGCGAGGACTGTAAAAAGTGTGTGAGGAAACACGACCACCACTGTCCCTGGCTGGACACGTGTGTGGGGGAGGGGAACCACAAATACTTCTGGTCCTTCCTGTTGGTCACCAGCATCCTTATCCTGTGGACATTTGCCATCACATG GACAAACTTCCAATATGAGATCTCCTGGAAGGATTGGTGGGAGAGGAATGTGGTGTTTTTTATAGACATGTTGATCCTGTCATTTGGAGGGTTTACTGTGATTGGTCTCCTGGGCTTCCACACGTTCCTGATGTTCCGCGGATTGACCACATGGGAACTCGTCTCTCGGGAACGAATCACGTACCTTAAACATTTGAGTGACAGCTACCACCCGTTTGATGAGGGGTGTTTTATGAACATGTATAACTTTCTCACTGTTTGTAAATACAGAGAATGGGAGTGTTTGTATGATAGAAAAGTTGATGAAATAGTGTAG
- the LOC125679700 gene encoding epidermal growth factor receptor-like: MKSDFLFFLGCLFCVSHAGRRRKVCRGLQDPDYVNYSNIRRFKGCTKINGNIIINDATFHGDPYLNLMGLHPDALNVFRDVQDITGFLVVQGNHPDFTNLSYFKNLIRIRGKKTLMKNSLTIAFTTLKYLGLTSLKSIQRGNVMIASNRDLCYVDSVEFRRFFRRSRKKRQKAIVKRNKSVLNCVSENAVCSLRCSTDGCWGPGYRFCVKVDSRFSNLIDDMLQTQFLHT; this comes from the exons ATGAAGAGTGATTTCTTGTTTTTCCTGGGATGTCTGTTCTGTGTTTCACACGCAGGCCGGCGACGGAAAG TGTGTCGAGGACTTCAAGACCCGGATTATGTGAATTACTCCAACATCCGCCGATTTAAAGGCTGCACAAAAATTAACGgaaatattataatcaatgatgcGACATTCCACGG GGATCCTTATCTGAATTTGATGGGGCTACATCCAGATGCTTTGAATGTGTTCAGGGACGTCCAGGACATTACTGGTTTTCTAGTCGTACAAGGCAATCATCCCGACTTTACAAACCTATCATACTTCAAGAATCTCATTCGAATACGTGGCAAGAAAAC ATTAAtgaaaaattcattgacaattgCATTTACAACATTAAAATACCTTGGTTTGACGTCATTGAAATCAATACAAAGAGGAAATGTAATGATTGCCAGCAACAGAGACTTGTGTTATGTGGACAGTGTAGAATTCCGAAGATTTTTCAGGAGGTCAAGAAAGAAGCGACAAAAAGCCATTGTCAAAAGGAACAAGTCTGTGCTAAACTGTG TTTCAGAGAATGCTGTCTGCAGCTTACGGTGTTCAACGGACGGCTGCTGGGGGCCAGGGTATCGATTTTGTGTTAAAGTTGACAGCAGATTTAGCAATTTAATAGACGACATGTTACAGACACAGTTTTTACACACGTGA